Proteins from a genomic interval of Cupriavidus sp. WKF15:
- a CDS encoding DUF2783 domain-containing protein: MPSQAQAHTLNTQPNLARPDDFYEALIDMHRDLDDAQSQAVNARLILLLANHIGDHEVLLAALHAAREGIAADTAAAN; the protein is encoded by the coding sequence ATGCCCAGCCAAGCCCAGGCTCACACCCTCAATACCCAACCCAACCTGGCCCGCCCTGACGACTTCTACGAAGCGCTGATCGACATGCACCGCGACCTGGACGATGCGCAGAGCCAGGCCGTCAACGCCCGGCTCATCCTGCTGCTCGCCAACCACATCGGCGACCACGAAGTACTGCTCGCCGCCTTGCACGCCGCACGCGAAGGTATCGCTGCCGACACCGCCGCCGCGAACTGA
- a CDS encoding IclR family transcriptional regulator C-terminal domain-containing protein: MAAAGRKTAQAESEEKVQRGIQSVEVAGRFLGALAAARAPMTLAELADAAQLAAAQAHAYLVSLTRLGLIKRDHLSGRYEPGPLSLQLGMMHLDSDPAYRAAVPRVDELAETTGFSVAISIAGPQGPAIVRYVPAAAPLHVNLHVGTVMALAATATGRVYCAFQPRAGWEAIWRQQQPHAGAADRAAFDAALEAIRARGMERSIDAPSPAISSLSVPVLDADGALRLVLTVVGSTGTIDVDWQGPVALALQATARAIGANLGPAR, translated from the coding sequence ATGGCGGCAGCGGGGCGCAAGACGGCGCAGGCGGAGAGCGAAGAGAAGGTGCAGCGCGGCATCCAGAGCGTGGAAGTCGCCGGCCGCTTCCTTGGCGCGCTCGCGGCCGCGCGTGCGCCGATGACGCTGGCCGAACTGGCGGACGCGGCACAACTGGCAGCCGCGCAGGCCCATGCTTACCTGGTCAGCCTGACAAGGCTCGGGCTGATCAAGCGCGACCACCTGTCCGGGCGCTACGAACCAGGCCCGCTGTCGCTGCAGCTTGGCATGATGCACCTGGACTCAGACCCGGCCTACCGGGCCGCGGTGCCGCGCGTCGACGAACTTGCCGAGACCACGGGCTTCAGCGTGGCCATCAGCATTGCCGGCCCGCAGGGGCCGGCCATCGTGCGCTATGTGCCGGCCGCGGCGCCGCTGCATGTGAACCTGCACGTCGGCACCGTGATGGCGCTGGCGGCGACGGCAACGGGGCGCGTCTATTGCGCGTTCCAGCCGCGCGCCGGCTGGGAAGCGATCTGGCGGCAGCAGCAGCCGCATGCCGGCGCTGCGGACCGGGCAGCGTTCGACGCCGCGCTCGAAGCCATTCGCGCGCGCGGCATGGAGCGCAGCATCGACGCGCCGAGCCCGGCCATCAGCAGCCTGAGCGTGCCCGTGCTCGATGCGGACGGCGCGTTGCGCCTGGTGCTGACCGTGGTGGGCTCCACCGGCACCATCGACGTGGACTGGCAGGGACCGGTGGCCCTGGCCCTGCAAGCCACCGCACGCGCCATCGGCGCGAACCTTGGACCGGCAAGATGA
- a CDS encoding MBL fold metallo-hydrolase, whose translation MSKAFASQADLEAKQITFTQLSGNAYAYTAEGDPNSGVIIGDDGVMIIDTTATPAMAQDLIARIRSITDKPIKYVVLSHYHAVRVLGASAYFAEGAQQIIASRGTYEMIVERGEADMKSEIERFPRLFAGVETVPGLTWPTLVFEKEITLFLGKLEVRIAHLGSGHTKGDTVVWLPSQKVLFSGDLVEYDAACYCGDAQLAEWPATLDALAALQPEKLVPGRGPALTTPEEVGKGIAYTKDFVTTLFQAGKEAVADKLDLKAAMAHTRRAMDPKFGQVFIYEHCLPFDVSRAYDEASGIAHPRIWTAQRDKDMWAALQN comes from the coding sequence ATGAGCAAGGCATTCGCATCCCAGGCCGACCTGGAAGCCAAGCAGATCACCTTCACCCAGTTGTCCGGGAACGCCTATGCCTACACGGCCGAAGGCGACCCCAACTCCGGCGTGATCATTGGCGACGATGGCGTGATGATCATCGACACGACCGCCACGCCGGCCATGGCGCAGGACCTGATCGCCAGGATCCGCTCGATCACCGACAAGCCGATCAAGTACGTGGTGCTGTCGCACTACCACGCGGTGCGCGTGCTGGGCGCTTCGGCGTACTTTGCCGAAGGCGCGCAGCAGATCATCGCCAGCCGCGGCACCTACGAAATGATCGTCGAGCGCGGCGAGGCCGACATGAAGTCGGAAATCGAACGCTTCCCGCGCCTGTTCGCCGGCGTCGAGACCGTGCCGGGCCTGACCTGGCCGACGCTGGTGTTCGAGAAGGAAATCACGCTGTTCCTGGGCAAGCTGGAAGTCCGCATTGCCCACCTGGGTTCGGGCCATACCAAGGGCGACACCGTGGTCTGGCTGCCGTCGCAGAAGGTGCTGTTCTCGGGCGACCTGGTCGAATATGACGCGGCCTGCTACTGCGGCGACGCGCAGCTTGCCGAGTGGCCCGCGACGCTCGATGCGCTGGCCGCGCTGCAGCCCGAAAAGCTCGTTCCCGGCCGCGGTCCGGCGCTGACTACGCCTGAAGAGGTCGGCAAGGGCATCGCCTACACCAAGGATTTCGTCACCACGCTGTTCCAGGCCGGCAAGGAAGCCGTGGCCGACAAGCTCGACCTGAAAGCCGCGATGGCCCACACGCGCCGCGCGATGGACCCCAAATTCGGCCAGGTCTTCATCTACGAACACTGCCTGCCGTTCGATGTCTCGCGCGCCTACGACGAAGCGAGCGGCATCGCCCATCCGCGCATCTGGACTGCCCAGCGCGACAAGGACATGTGGGCCGCGCTGCAGAACTGA
- a CDS encoding MFS transporter encodes MSNLASGAIAAPAYAAHEENALYRKIWLRLIPFLFVCYVVSFLDRINIGFAQLQMKQDLGFSDAMYGLGAAVFYVGYVLCEVPSNMLLARFGARRTFTRIMLLWGAASVGMMAVSSPEQFYMLRFLLGVFEAGFFPGIVLYLTYWFPAKRRAAVMAIFFAGVAVAGVLGGLVSGWIMRDMAGVLGMQGWKWMFAIEGAPAILLGVIAAFFLVDEPRQASWLTDGEKAFLTRARMEEHGVKPHSLQALLQVLRNPRVYLFAFIYFSLTCGSLALSFWMPLMIRDFGITDVVSISLYSVVPNAVGAVGLILIARHSDRSGERHRHFLLCTAGGALALAALTLHLHSLAAMLAILSAAAVLIFAALPVFWSLPPSHLPASGAAAGIAFISSVGITSGIVSPWVIGQIKVQTGSLDNALYLLAALLLASGLSMWLGVPRQPDQS; translated from the coding sequence ATGAGCAATCTGGCCTCAGGGGCGATTGCGGCCCCCGCCTACGCCGCGCACGAAGAAAACGCGCTGTATCGCAAGATCTGGCTGCGCCTGATCCCGTTCCTGTTCGTGTGCTACGTGGTCTCGTTCCTGGACCGCATCAACATCGGTTTCGCGCAGTTGCAGATGAAGCAGGACCTGGGATTCAGCGACGCCATGTACGGACTGGGCGCCGCCGTGTTCTATGTCGGCTACGTGCTGTGCGAGGTGCCCAGCAACATGCTGCTGGCACGCTTCGGCGCGCGCCGCACGTTCACGCGCATCATGCTGCTGTGGGGCGCCGCCTCGGTCGGCATGATGGCGGTGTCGTCGCCGGAGCAGTTCTATATGCTGCGTTTCCTGCTCGGCGTGTTCGAGGCAGGATTCTTTCCCGGCATCGTGCTCTACCTGACCTACTGGTTCCCGGCGAAACGCCGTGCCGCGGTGATGGCCATCTTCTTTGCCGGCGTCGCCGTCGCCGGCGTGCTGGGCGGGCTGGTGTCGGGCTGGATCATGCGCGACATGGCCGGCGTGCTCGGCATGCAGGGCTGGAAATGGATGTTCGCGATCGAAGGGGCGCCGGCCATCTTGCTGGGCGTGATCGCGGCGTTCTTCCTGGTCGATGAACCGCGCCAGGCAAGCTGGCTCACCGACGGCGAGAAGGCCTTCCTCACGCGAGCGCGCATGGAAGAACACGGCGTCAAGCCGCACTCGCTGCAAGCGTTGCTGCAGGTGCTACGCAACCCGCGCGTCTACCTGTTCGCCTTCATCTACTTCTCGCTGACCTGTGGCTCGCTCGCGCTGAGCTTCTGGATGCCGCTGATGATCCGCGACTTCGGCATCACCGATGTCGTCTCGATCAGTCTCTACTCGGTCGTGCCCAATGCGGTCGGCGCAGTCGGCCTGATCCTGATCGCGCGGCATTCCGATCGCAGCGGCGAGCGCCACCGGCATTTCCTGCTGTGCACCGCCGGCGGTGCCCTGGCGCTGGCCGCGCTCACCTTGCACCTGCATAGCCTGGCCGCGATGCTCGCCATCCTGTCCGCCGCCGCGGTCCTGATCTTTGCCGCGCTGCCGGTATTCTGGTCGCTGCCGCCGAGCCATCTGCCCGCCAGCGGCGCAGCCGCCGGCATTGCGTTCATCAGCAGCGTGGGCATCACCAGCGGCATTGTCAGCCCGTGGGTGATCGGGCAGATCAAGGTGCAGACGGGAAGTCTCGACAATGCACTGTACCTGCTGGCCGCCTTGCTGCTGGCCAGCGGCCTGTCGATGTGGCTGGGCGTGCCACGCCAGCCAGATCAGTCCTGA
- a CDS encoding FAD-dependent oxidoreductase: MTIDYQRLSFEYQPCAEQRGGQAGGTVHPVVVVGAGPIGLATAIDLAQRGVRVVLVDDDCTLSTGSRAICFAKRTLDIFDRLGCGQRMVDTGVSWNVGRVFLRDQQVYSFDLLPEAGHHRPAFINLQQYYVEGYLLERAQELPNIEIRWRNKVVGLEQRQAGTADENIALTIETPDGHYTLAARYVVAADGSHSPARKLLGLDSKGRTFKDRFLIADVKMEAAFPAERWFWFDPPFHPNQSVLLHRQPDNVWRIDFQLGWDADPVLEKAPEHVIPRVQALLGPDAKFTLEWVSVYTFSCERMDSFRHGNVLFAGDAAHRVSPFGARGANSGVQDAENLAWKLAYVLQGRAADSLLDTYASEREYAADENILNSTRATDFITPKSAVSRLFRDAVLNLSRRHAFARALVNSGRLSVPAVLHGSPLNTPDADGLGGTMVPGAPCVDAPVSDAHGAGWLLQHLGGEFTGLVFGTPDSLDSESQLALAQLQQARLPIRLVFIATPAQPASGPAVLRDDQGLAAQRYSAAPGTFYLIRPDQHVCARWRRIDAQGIGAALARATGAHLPAGNARHAAAMAA, encoded by the coding sequence ATGACCATCGATTACCAGCGCCTGTCATTCGAGTACCAGCCCTGCGCGGAACAGCGCGGCGGGCAAGCGGGCGGCACGGTCCATCCCGTTGTCGTGGTGGGTGCCGGGCCGATCGGCCTGGCCACCGCAATCGACCTGGCCCAGCGCGGCGTGCGCGTGGTGCTGGTCGACGACGATTGCACGCTGTCCACAGGATCGCGCGCCATCTGCTTCGCGAAGCGGACACTGGACATCTTTGATCGCCTGGGCTGCGGGCAGCGCATGGTCGATACTGGCGTGAGCTGGAACGTGGGCCGCGTATTCCTGCGCGACCAGCAGGTCTACAGCTTTGACCTGCTGCCCGAGGCCGGCCACCACCGCCCGGCCTTCATCAACCTGCAGCAGTATTACGTGGAAGGCTACCTGCTCGAGCGTGCGCAGGAGTTGCCCAATATCGAGATCCGCTGGCGCAACAAGGTGGTGGGGCTCGAACAGCGCCAGGCCGGCACGGCCGACGAGAACATCGCCCTGACCATCGAGACGCCGGACGGCCATTACACGCTGGCCGCCCGCTACGTGGTGGCGGCCGACGGCTCGCACAGCCCGGCGCGCAAGCTCCTGGGCCTGGACAGCAAGGGCCGGACCTTCAAGGACCGCTTCCTGATCGCCGACGTGAAGATGGAAGCGGCGTTCCCCGCCGAACGCTGGTTCTGGTTCGACCCGCCCTTCCACCCGAACCAGTCGGTACTGCTGCATCGCCAGCCCGACAATGTCTGGCGCATCGATTTCCAGCTCGGCTGGGATGCCGATCCTGTCCTGGAGAAGGCGCCCGAACACGTGATCCCGCGCGTGCAGGCGCTGCTGGGCCCGGATGCGAAGTTCACGCTGGAGTGGGTCAGCGTCTATACCTTCTCGTGCGAACGCATGGACAGTTTCCGGCACGGCAACGTGCTGTTCGCCGGCGACGCCGCGCACCGTGTTTCGCCGTTTGGCGCACGTGGCGCCAACAGTGGCGTGCAGGATGCCGAGAACCTGGCCTGGAAGCTCGCCTACGTGCTGCAGGGCCGCGCGGCCGACAGTCTGCTCGATACCTATGCCAGCGAACGCGAGTACGCCGCAGACGAGAACATCCTTAACTCCACCCGCGCGACTGACTTCATCACGCCCAAGAGCGCGGTCAGCCGCCTGTTCCGCGATGCCGTGCTGAACCTGTCCCGCCGGCACGCCTTTGCGCGGGCCCTGGTCAACAGCGGGCGCCTGTCGGTGCCAGCGGTGCTGCACGGCTCGCCCCTCAATACGCCCGACGCCGACGGCCTCGGTGGCACCATGGTGCCGGGTGCGCCTTGCGTCGACGCCCCGGTCTCGGACGCGCATGGCGCGGGCTGGCTGCTCCAGCATCTCGGCGGCGAATTCACGGGGCTGGTGTTCGGCACGCCCGACAGCCTCGACAGCGAGAGCCAGCTTGCGCTCGCACAACTGCAGCAGGCGCGCCTGCCGATTCGCCTCGTGTTCATCGCCACGCCGGCACAGCCCGCGTCCGGCCCCGCTGTCTTGCGCGACGACCAGGGACTTGCGGCGCAACGCTACAGCGCGGCACCGGGCACCTTCTACCTGATCCGGCCGGACCAGCATGTCTGCGCACGCTGGCGCCGCATCGATGCGCAAGGCATCGGCGCAGCGCTGGCGCGCGCGACCGGCGCGCACCTGCCCGCCGGCAACGCGCGGCACGCGGCCGCCATGGCGGCATAA